Below is a genomic region from Mustelus asterias unplaced genomic scaffold, sMusAst1.hap1.1 HAP1_SCAFFOLD_4573, whole genome shotgun sequence.
tcagaggctttttcccagggtggaaatgtctgctacgagaggacacaggtttaaggtgctggggggtaggtacaggggaaatgttaggggaaagtttttcacacagagggtggtgggcgagtggaatcggctgccgtcagtggaggcaaactcaatagggtcttttaagagactcctgaatgagtacatgggacttaataggatggagggttataggtaggcctaaaaggtagggatgtgttcggcacaacttgtggggtcgaagggcctgtttgtgctgtagtttttctatgtttctatcagggTTCAAGGGTCAGAGTGAAGGGTCAGGGTTCGAGGGTCAGACACCGGGGTCTGGGTTCGAGGGGCAGGCgatggggtcagagtttgagggtcAGGGTTCGTGGGTCAGACTGAGAGGTCAGGGTTCGAGGGTCAGACACCGGGGTCAGGGTTCGAAAGTCAGGCACGGGGTCAGCGTTCGAGGGTCAGGCTGAGAGGTCAAGGTTCGAGGGTCAGGCAACAGTTTAAGGTTTGAGGATCAGGCACTGGGGTCAGGGTTTGAGGGTCAGACACCAGGGTCAGCATTCGAGGATCAGAGTGAGGGGTCAAGGTTCAAGGATCAGAGTGAGGGGTCAGGTTCAATCACTGGGGTCAGGGTTCAAGGGTCAGACACCGGGAaagggtgtctgtctgtctgtctctctctgtctccgtctctctctccgtctctctctgtctccctctctctgtctccctctctctgtctccctctctctgtctgtctctctctgtctgtctctctctgtctgtctctctctctctctctgtccctctcactctctgtctctctctgtctgtctctctcactctctgtacccctctctctctctctctgtctctctctgtctgtctctctctgtctgtctctctctctctctgtgtctctctctgtctgtgtctctctctgtctgtgtctctctctgtctctctgtcgctctctctctgtcgctctctctgtctctctctctctctgtctctgtctctctctgtcgctctctctctgtcgctctctctctgtctctttctctgtctctgtctctgtctctctgtctctctgtccctctctctctctctctgtctctctctgtcgctctccctctgtcgctctccctctgtcgctctctctctgtctctctctctctgtctctctctctctgtctctctctctctctgtccctctctctctgtctctctctgtctctctctgtcgctctctctctgtcgctctctctctgtctctctctctctctgtctctctctctctctgtctctctctctgtccctctctctctcgctctctgtctctctctgtcgctctctctctgtcgctctctctctgtctctctctctgtctctctgtccccctctctctctctctctgtctctcaccgaTAGTGCTTGTGCGATGGTCATCATTAAGGCGCAGAAGGCCATTCCTCCCAGACCAACCAGGTGAAGTGTTCGGCGTCCAACCCGTTCAACCAGGAAGAGCTGAGGAGGGAGAGAAGAATCCGTTAAATATTCTGGAACATtccagagacagaggagagagagaggcacagagacgaagagacacagaggctcagagacacagagacacagagacacagagactcagagtcacagagacacagagactcagagacacagagactcagagactcagagacacagagacagagagacacagagactcagagacacagagacacagagacacagagactcagagacacagagactcagagtcgcagagtcacagagacacagagactcagagtcgcagagtcacagagacacagagactcagagactcagagacacagagacagagagacacagagactcagagtcgcagagtcacagagacacagagacgtaGAGACTCAgagtcacagagacacagagtcacagagacacagagactcagagacacagagacaccgagactcagagtcacagagacacagtcacagagactcagagactcagagacacagagactcagagactcagagacacagagtcacagagactcagagacacagagactcagagacacagagactcagagacacagagacaccgagactcagagtcacagagacacagtcacagagactcagagactcagagacacagagtcacaaagactcagagacacagagactcagagacacagagactcagagacacagagacacagagacacagagacacagagactcagagtcacagtcacagagactcagagactcagagacacagagtcacagagacacagagacagagagacacagagactcagagacacagagacacagagactcagagacacagagactcagagtcgcagagtcacagagacacagagacgtaGAGACTCAgagtcacagagacacagagacaccgagactcagagtcacagagacacagtcacagagactcagagactcagagacacagagactcagagacacagagactcagagacacagaggcacagagacacagagacacagagactcagagacacagagtcacagagactcagagacacagagactcagagacacagagacaccgagactcagagtcacagagacacagtcacagagactcagagactcagagacacagagactcagagacacagaggcacagagacacagagacacagagacacagagactcagagacacagagtcacagagactcagagacacagaggcacagagacacagagacacagagactcagagtcacagagacacagagactcagagacacagagacacagagactcagagacacagagactcagagacacagagacagagagactcagagacacagagactcagagtcgcagagtcacagagacacagagacgtaGAGACTCAgagtcacagagacacagagtcacagagacacagagactcagagacacagagacaccgagactcagagtcacagagacacagtcacagagactcagagactcagagactcagagactcagagtcacagagactcagagacacagtgactcagagacacagagactcagagacaccgagactcagagtcacagagacacagtcacagagactcagagactcagagacacagagactcagagactcagagacacagagtcacagagactcagagacacagagactcagagacacagagactcagagacacagagacacagagacacagagacacagagactcagagtcacagtcacagagactcagagactcagagacacagagtcacagagacacagtcacagagacacagagacacagagtcacagagacacagtcacagagacacagagactcagagtcgcagagtcacagagacacagagacaccgagactcagagactcagagacacagagtcacagagactcagagactcagagacacagagactcagagactcagagacacagagtcacagagacacagagacacagagacacagagacacagagtcacagagacacagtcacagagacacagagactcagagactcagagactcagagacacagagactccgagacacagagtcacagagactcagagactcagagacaccGAGACtccgagacacagagacacagagactcagagacacagagtCGCAGAGTCATAGAGACTCAGAGACtccgagacacagagacacagagactcagagtcacagagacacagagactcagagacacagagacgcagagtcacagagactcagagacacagagacgcagagtcacagagactcagagacacagagactcagagacacagagacagagagactcagagacacagagactcagagactcagagacacagagacagagagtctcagagacacagagacacagagacacagagactcagagacacagtcacagagacacagagacacagagtcacagagacacagtcacagagacacagagactcagagtcgcagagtcacagagacacagagactcagagactcagagacacagagtcacagagactcagagacacagagactcagagacacagagactcagagacacagagacaccgagactcagagtcacagagacacagtcacagagactcagagactcagagacacagagtcacaaagactcagagacacagagactcagagacacagagactcagagacacagagacacagagacacagagacacagagactcagagtcacagtcacagagactcagagactcagagacacagagtcacagagacacagagacagagagacacagagactcagagacacagagacacagagactcagagacacagagactcagagtcgcagagtcacagagacacagagacgtaGAGACTCAgagtcacagagacacagagacaccgagactcagagtcacagagacacagtcacagagactcagagactcagagacacagagactcagagacacagagactcagagacacagaggcacagagacacagagacacagagactcagagacacagagtcacagagactcagagacacagagactcagagacacagagacaccgagactcagagtcacagagacacagtcacagagactcagagactcagagacacagagactcagagacacagaggcacagagacacagagacacagagacacagagactcagagacacagagtcacagagactcagagacacagaggcacagagacacagagacacagagactcagagtcacagagacacagagactcagagacacagagacacagagactcagagacacagagactcagagacacagagacagagagactcagagacacagagactcagagtcgcagagtcacagagacacagagacgtaGAGACTCAgagtcacagagacacagagtcacagagacacagagactcagagacacagagacaccgagactcagagtcacagagacacagtcacagagactcagagactcagagactcagagactcagagtcacagagactcagagacacagtgactcagagacacagagactcagagacaccgagactcagagtcacagagacacagtcacagagactcagagactcagagacacagagactcagagactcagagacacagagtcacagagactcagagacacagagactcagagacacagagactcagagacacagagacacagagacacagagacacagagactcagagtcacagtcacagagactcagagactcagagacacagagtcacagagacacagtcacagagacacagagacacagagtcacagagacacagtcacagagacacagagactcagagtcgcagagtcacagagacacagagacaccgagactcagagactcagagacacagagtcacagagactcagagactcagagacacagagactcagagactcagagacacagagtcacagagacacagagacacagagacacagagacacagagtcacagagacacagtcacagagacacagagactcagagactcagagactcagagacacagagactccgagacacagagtcacagagactcagagactcagagacaccGAGACtccgagacacagagacacagagactcagagacacagagtCGCAGAGTCATAGAGACTCAGAGACtccgagacacagagacacagagactcagagtcacagagactcagagacacagagacgcagagtcacagagactcagagacacagagacgcagagtcacagagactcagagacacagagactcagagacacagagacagagagactcagagacacagagactcagagactcagagacacagagacagagagtctcagagacacagagacacagagacacagagactcagagacacagtcacagagacacagagacacagagtcacagagacacagtcacagagacacagagactcagagtcgcagagtcacagagacacagagactcagagactcagagactcagagacacagagactcagagtcacagagactcagagactcagagactcagagacacagagacacagagacacagagactcagagtcacagagacacagagacacagagactcagagacacagagacacagagactcagatACACAGggactcagagacacagagacacagagacacagagacacagagtcacagagactcagagacacagagacacagagacacagagactcagagacacagagacacagagtcacagagacacagagacacagagactcagagacacagagacacagagacacagagtcacagagactcagagacaccGAGACTCCGagacacagagtcacagagactgagacacacagacacagagacacagagactcagagacacagagtcacagagactcagagactcagagacaccGAGACTCAGAGACACCGAGACACAGAGACACcgagacacagagactcagagacacagagactcagagtcgcagagtcacagagacactgagacacagaggctcagagacacagagacacagtcacagagactcagagacacagagactcagagacacagagacacagagacacagagactcagagtcgcagagtcacagagtcacagagacacagagacgcagacacagagacacagagacaccgagactcagagtcacagagacacagagacacagagacacagtcacagagactcagagacacagagactcagagacacagagtcacagagacacagagacgcagagacacagagacaccgaGACTCAGAGTCGCAGAGTCGCAgagtcacagagacacagagacacagagacaccgagactcagagtcacagagacacagagacacagagacacagtcacagagactcagagacacagagtcacagagactcagagacacagagactcagagacacagagactcagagacacagagactcagagacacagagacacagagacgcggagactcagagacacagagacgtagagacacagagactcagagacacagagacacggagactcagactcagagacacagagtcacagagactcagagacacagagacacagagtcacagagactcagagacacagagacacagagacacagagtcaCGGAGACAcagactcagagacacagagtcacagagactcagagaaacagagacacagagactcagagtcgcagagtcacagagacacagacacagagacacagagtcacagggacacagggacacagagacacgGTGTCTCAGAgcctcagagacacagagactcagagacacagagacacggagacgcggagactcagagacacagagacgtagagacacagagacacagagacacagagacacagacacacagagacacggagacacggagtcacagagagagtgggggagagttgAGGTGTGAACCTCTTACCGAGACCACAGTAAAAGCCGTGTTAACCACGCCAGCCCCGATGGTGGCGTAGATCGGCCGGGCCACTCCCGCCTTGGTGAAAATATCGGTCGAATAATAAAAAACCTGCCAGGAAGAGAGAGAACGCAGCGGTTAACCGAGGAGAGAGGTCACACAGGGGTTAATGTGGGTCACGCGGGGGTTAACTGAGGAAGGGGGTCACACAGGGGTTAACGTGGGTCACGCGGGGGTTAACCAAGGAGCGGGGTCTCGCAGGGGTTAATGTAGTTCACACAGGGGTTGACCGAGGAGAGGGTGACTTATGGGGGTTAaccgaggaggggggaggggtctcaCAGAGGAACGAGGGTCACGGGGGGGCCAACCGAGGGTCACGCGAAGGTATCGAACAgatgggagggggcagaggggagggggccccGAGCGGAAGGGAGGGGTctcggggcagagggagggggtctcggggcaggggaaggggggatcccgaggggaggggagggggcagaggggagggggccccgagtggtggggagggggtggatgggaggGGGTGCCGAGCGGAGGGCAGTGGGTCTTGGGGCAGAGGTAGGGGGTCTCGGGGCAGAGGTAGGGGGTCTCGGGGCAGAGGTAGGGGGTCTCGGGGCAGAGGTAGGGGGTCtcggggcaggggaaggggggtcccgaggggaggggagggggcagaggggagggggccccgagtggtggggagagggtggatggGAGGGGGTGCCGAGCGGAGGGCTGTGGGTCTTGGGGCAGAGGTAGGGGGTCTCGGGGCACAGGTAGGGGGTctcggggcagagggagggggtctcggggcagagggagggggtctcggggcagagggagggggtctcggggCAGAAGGAGGGGGTCTCGGGGCAGAAGGAGGGGGTctcggggcagagggagggggtctcggggcagagggagggggtctcggggCAGAGGGCAGTGGGTctcggggcagagggaggggctctcggggcagagggagggggtctcggggCAGAAGGAGGGGGTctcggggcagagggagggggtctcggggCAGAAGGAGGGGGTctcggggcagagggagggggtctcggggcagagggagggggtctcggggcagagggagggggtcttggggcagagggagggggtctcggggcagagggagggggtctcggggcagagggagggagtctcggggcagagggagggagtctcggggcagagggagggggtctcggggCAGAAGGAGGGGGtcttggggcagagggagggggtctcggggCAGAGGTAGGGGGTCTCGGGGCAGAGGGCAGTGGGTCTTGGGGCAGAGGTAGGGGTTctcggggcagagggagggagtctCGGGGCAGAAGGAGGGGGTctcggggcagagggagggggtctcggggcagagggagggggtctcggggcagagggagggtgtctcggggcagagggagggggtctcggggcggaggggaggggtcccgagcagaggggaggggtctcggggcagaggggaggggtcctGAGCAGAGGGACGGGGTCCCGAGCAGAGGGACGGGGTCccgagcggaggggaggggtccCGAGCAGAGGGACGGGGTCccgagcggaggggaggggtccCGAGCAGAGGGACGGGGTCccgagcggaggggaggggtccCGAGCGGAGGGACGGGGTCCTgagcggaggggaggggtccTGAGCAGAGGGACGGGGTCCCGAGCAGAGGGACGGGGTCccgagcggaggggaggggtccCGAGCAGAGGGACGGGGTctcagggcagagggagggggtctcagggcagagggagggggtctcagggaagagggagggggtctcgtggcggaggggaggggtcccgagcggaggggaggggtctcggggcagaggggaggggtcccGAGCAGAGGGACGGGGTCccgagcggaggggaggggtccCGAGCAGAGGGACGGGGTCCTgagcggaggggaggggtccCGAGCAGAGGGACGGGGTCCTgagcggaggggaggggtcctgagcagaggggaggggtcCTGAGCAGAGGGACGGGGTCctgagcggaggggaggggaggggtcccGAGCAGAGGGACGGGGTCctgagcggaggggaggggaggggtcctgagcagaggggaggggtcCCGAGCAGAGGGACGGGGTCctgagcggaggggaggggaggggtcccGAGCAGAGGGACGGGGTCTCGCTCCCCCCCTCATACTCACAGCGTTGATCCCggacagttgctgtgacagatgGATCACCACGGATACGATCAGCGGCTGCCGGTAAACGGGCGAACGGAAAAGCTCCTTGATGGTGACCCGTTTCTCCAACAACATCTTCCGGCTTTCCTCCTTCATCTCCTGAATGTCGGCATCAACATCCGTCACCCCCCAGAGCTTCTGCAACACtgcggagagagaggagagagagagagcgttaaaccgggggagagggagagggagagagagagagagagcgttaaaccgggggagagggagagggagagagagagagagagcgttaaaccgggggagagggagagggagagagagagagagagcgttaaaccgggggagagggagagggagagagagagagagcgttaaaccgggagagagggagagggagagttaaaccgggagagagggagagggagagttaaaccgggagagagggagagagagagagagtaaaaccgagggagagagagagagagcgttaaaccgggagagagggagagggagagagagagagagagcgttaaaccgggggagagggagagggagagagagtaaaaccgagggagagagagagagagcgttaaaccgggagagagggagagggagagagagagagagagagcgttaaaccgggggagagggagagggagagagagtaaaaccgagggagagagagagagagcgttaaaccgggggagagggagagggagagagagtaaaaccgagggagagagagagagagagcgttaaaccggggagagggagagggagagagagtaaaaccgagggagagagagagggagagttaaaccgggagagagggagagggagagttaaaccgggagagagggagagggagagttaaaccgggagagagggagagggagagttaaaccgggagagagggagagagagagttaaaccgggagagagggagagggagagttaaaccgggagagagggagagagagagttaaaccgggagagagggagagagagagttaaaccgggagagagggagagggagagttaaaccgggagagagggagagggagagagagtaaaaccgagggagagagagagagagcgttaaaccgggggtgtgggagagagagagagagagagagagagcgttaaaccgggagagagggagagagagtaaaaccgagggagagagagagagagcgttaaaccgggggagagagagagagagagttaaaccgggggagagagagagagagcgttaaaccgggggagagagagagagagcgttaaaccgagggagagagagagagagcgttaaaccgggggagagagagagagagagtaaaaccgagggagagagagcgttaaaccgggagagagggagagagagagttaaaccgggagagagggagagagagagttaaaccgggagagagggagagggagagagagggagagcgttaaaccgggggagagagagcgttaaactgggggagagagagagggagagagagcgttaaaccgggggagagggagagagagagagagagagagcgttaaaccgggagagagagagagggagagagagagagagagcgttaaaccgggagagagggagagagagcgttaaaccgggagagagggagagggagagagagagagagagagagagagagcgttaaaccgggagagagagagagcgagagagagagagagagagagagcattaaaccgggggagagggagagagagagagagagagagcattaaaccgggagagagggagagggagagagagagagcattaaaccgggggagagggagagagagagagagagagagcattaaaccgggagagagggagagggagagagagagagcgttaaaccgggagagagagagagagagcgttaaaccgggagagagagagagggagagagagagagagagcgttaaaccgggagagagggagagagagcgttaaaccgggagagagggagagagagagagagagagagcgttaaaccgggagagagagagagcgagagagagagcgttaaaccgggggagagagagagagagagagagttaaaccgggagagagggagagggagagagagagagagagagagcgttaaaccgggagagagggagagagagcgttaaaccgggagagagagagagagagcgttaaaccgggagagagagcgttaaaccggggagagagagagcgttaaaccgggggagagagagagggagagagagcattaaaccgggggagagagtgagagagagagagagggagagagagtgttaaaccgggggagagagagagggagagagagagagagttaaaccgggagagagagagagttaaaccggggagagagagagagagttaaaccgggagagagagagagggagagagagagagagttaaaccgggagagagagagagagttaaaccgggagagagagagagggagagagagagttaaaccgggagagagagagagagttaaaccaggagagagagagagagttaaaccgggagagagagagagagagttaaaccgggagagagagagagagttaaaccgggagagagagagagggagagagagagttaaaccgggagagagagagagagttaaaccaggagagagagagagagttaaaccgggagagagagagagttaaaccgggagagagagagagggagagagagagttaaaccgg
It encodes:
- the LOC144491151 gene encoding solute carrier family 2, facilitated glucose transporter member 1-like, whose translation is LQKLWGVTDVDADIQEMKEESRKMLLEKRVTIKELFRSPVYRQPLIVSVVIHLSQQLSGINAVFYYSTDIFTKAGVARPIYATIGAGVVNTAFTVVSLFLVERVGRRTLHLVGLGGMAFCALMMTIAQALSESISSLSYLSIVAIFGFVAFFEIGPGPIPWFIVAELFSQGPRPAAVAVAGCSNWTSNFLVGMFFPIVA